The Larimichthys crocea isolate SSNF chromosome I, L_crocea_2.0, whole genome shotgun sequence genomic interval GGCTGTTTTAATGgatacacatacatgtacagttGAGTGTGGTCATATCTTAGCTATACCATGtattaaagaataaatgttgaaaacaaactaacaaagcCTTTATCTTCTGAGTTTTcaattgttttaaaaacagtgtcagatttacagtGGCACATTAAGACATTAACAGACTTGAATAGACTTTCTACTTCTTAGTGGCCACTAAACTGGCATGATAAAGTGACGCAAAAGTGGTATGGTGACACGCAAAAACTCAGTCATGCCCCCACATCCTGTTCCAGTAATACGTGACTGCTCTGTggtttctgacatttaaataagGATGACAGTCACGTAGAGATAGAAGGAGagataataataaatgagtAACTTGGTAAGATCACTGCTAATTAAGTGTGAGTTACTCATGTTACTCACCCTCCGATGAAATCTTTGATTCCCTGAAACAgagcacacaaaacaaaacctatTATTATGAAATACTTCAATCTCAGCTGTAACATTCAGGTAAAATCTCTAACACAGTATAACAATAATCTTTTGTATTTGTcggctgtgttttattttattccagccTATCCAGTTTAAAAACATAAGCTCTATACAAGCATCACGAGCGTCATCCGTTAATCGTCTCCCTCACCTTGAGTTGCTCTGGgttttcctcttctctcagTTTAACGCAGAGCTCGTCAGCCGTACTTTCCAGCTGACTGATTTGCTCCGTGGTTTGAGTGAGTGCCTCCTCCAGCTGGTTGagcttctcctctttctgcttctgCAGTTTCTCCTTTATGCGTTCCTCTTCCTCGAGCAGGAACTCCCTCAGACGACTAAACTCTGCAGTGACCAGCTCCTCGAGATCTCCTGCTCGCTCCTGAAACATACAGGGAGGACTCCGATCAGCAACAACATGGAAGAGAGTTTGTCTCAGCGTAGACTCGCTTATATGAATCAAactaatattttctttaatttaccTATAAATTGCTGTGCACTGCatgactgaaaatgtgtttgcattaaGCATTTGtttgcaggaatggaatacaattttcattagtatgttttcgTGAGTGCATAATACTCTCAGGATAAGTATTGTTGTTGCCCTTTAgatctacagtgagagcaggtcctcttccatggagcctgccatttttctacagtagcccagcacagacaaaccaaacagactttttatgtgaatttcgcagccagtttttcctacatgcttgaaagaaaagagaaaagggaaaaaaagagagatgccTGAAGGTATGCATTTGGTTGCAACTTTACTGCTAGGTGCCACGTTTAAAGCCCCATTGTGTAACAGttaagtaaactgtagctgctgtaagcCAATATTAGCTCAATTTGTTTGCCGcgtgactgtgagctcagaccaACAGGAGAGTGTTAgtatttgtaccacaggtgtttctggactaaatggtaaatggcctgtacttatatagctcctttctagtcttccgaccactcaaagcgctttacactacatatctcattcacccattcacacacatttatacactgatggcattggctgccatgcaaggtgccaactgctcatcagtttaaggagataaccattcatacacattcacacaccagtGGCACAGCcatcgggagcaatttggggttcagtatcttgcccaaggacacttcgacatgcagactgaaggggACCAaactggggatcgaaccaccaatcttctgattagtggacgacctgctttACCTCGACtactgggaagaggaggttttccaATGTTGCCGGGGAGCGGaaccagtgttgtgccagaactggagttgtgcaagcaggcaatgtaaccgagCACAGCTCTGTTATgtcctctatggacataatgacagaggtaaAAAGACCTAAGGgcgttgacagaggaagctaagaaatgAGAGAGTGACCAAAAAAGCCACTAGACAAGATTAAATCTTGGACTACCTTTCAGTCATTGACgagctttgtaaaataaaagaaagatagacgctgagctgggcttcttgctgttagactagtcagtaatattagctggcttctttgtcttgtgttgttggacttgcttgatgtttggcagtTACCAAAAAGTATTGTAGGTATTGTACATTGAAACTGGGGcagctaaatcacaaaaatatcgAATACTGCGTAATGTTACAGCATGATCGAAGATCAATGGAGGTAGGCGGATAGAAGGTTGGCAGGTAAAATCATGGGcgcttacacaaacacagacacatagaaaGAGAAATTTGcaggaaaagacaaactgacacacacttcctctcaaCCCCGTTGACCCACATCCTGCCATCATACTGACGGAGAAACAGAGAAGTGAAaatttgtgtatgtgcacataAAGTGggtcaaacagacagacagtgaaacacaaacttTGCTGAGGTATTCAGACAGATGGCTCGAGTTGCCAAAAGCAAGGATGTGTTCACTTATCTGCACCCAACACAGCTTCACTCGTATAtctgtttaacacacacacacacacacacacacacacacacacacacagtggaaaaaGCAACCCAGCCTGAATTCTGTCAGCAGTTATCTCTTTCTGTGAGGGTGTGTGACATACGCATTGTACACTTGTGCATACCGTACAGGcggtacatgtgtgtgtttgtgcgtgtctACCTGTGAAGCAATAGAgtgtgagaaagacaaacacgacatgacgtgtgtgtgtgtttattattcacCGATCTTACCTCAGGAAGAAAGCATGAGAACCATCACGTCCGGACAACAATGAGTAATAAACAACCTGCTGTGTCACCACTACCAGTCATAACCAGGATGAGTCATTCGCTATTATGtctgacagacaggtaaaggtGGAGGACTGCAGGTGAATGTTGCTTAGATACCAGAATTCCTGGTTCAGGATATTTTCCTTAcaaagatacacaaacacacacacacatctgtcaaTACCTTAATGAACAGGATCTTTTCATTGGTCTGTCTTTGGAAGAGCGTGGCCTCCTCTGACTGCAGTTGAACCCTCTCTAGAGCGACAGACAGCTTATCCTGTTAGTAGCCAATAGAAAAAGAGAATCACATGCAAAACATGGTTAAGAAGCGGTGTCACTAAACCAGATTATACTTAAATTTAGGTTAATTTCATTGGTGCCTCGCTCTGAACAACATCACCTTTGATGGGAGTCATATGATATTCTTCTCAAAGTGAACGCTCTGACCCagaaattcaaacaaaacaggaatTCAGCACCAGTAAAACAAGTTGAAACACACTGACGGGCCTTTCAGGGCGAGTCCTCAAACAGAAATGGGTAATGGTCCGCTGCGAGATTTAAAGTGTAAAAGGAGTTCACAGGCCTCACAGTGGCCTGCTGAATTCctgcaaaacacaaagtacCCAAAGGCTGCCAGGGCAAACTGGGAGTGTGCTTTTAAAAATTATTGTAAAAAAGCACTGTTTGCTTTTGTCAGAGCAGATTTGTTTAATtcataaatgaaactgaaaatgaagttTAAAGGAAAGTTTATCAGGCTTGAGATACTTCCCAGATCCATAAAGGCATTGAGTAAATAATGCCAAGAAAATCATCACCAAGAATTTCAACTGTACAAACTTGTCTGAGGAGACATGTCACCTTGGGCCTAAGaagatttatttcaaagaaaCATGTCTACTCAGCCAATGAGAGAGTACCTTGTAGTTTTCAAAAGCCTCGTTAATGGGGATGACATTGTGGGTCTTGTGGTCCCGGGACATCCCGCACACCAGACATATGGGCAGCTGGTCGTCCTCACAGTACAGCTTCAGCTTCTCCTCATGCTCCTCGCACATATCCATACCCATACCCATGCGCGGCCAGTGCCCGATGGACGAGGCCACGCTGCTCATGCTGGACCCGGGCTCCCGCTCCTCCGGCTCCTCCAGCGAACCTTCCGGGTCCCACCCAGTTTTCCCCATGACCGTGTCCATGGTCCCGGCTCTCCGCACACTGTCCACGACGTTACACAGAAGCGAGTTGGGTCGCAATTTACGGCTGCACGACTTTCTACACTTTGGACAACTGGAAAACTCATCCGCTTTTGCCTCCCAGCACTGGATGATGCACACCTGGCAGAAGTGGTGACCGCAATCGAGGATCACCGGATCACGGAACAGCTCCAAACACACCGGGCAGGTAAGCTCCGattgcagttcctcaagtgCGTTGGCTTCCGCCATCCTCGGCTGAGCACATAatcttaaagaaaaacagtctgaGGAGTCACAGAGGAGCGAGCAGAGACTTGACTGCTCTGCTGACAGAGGGAGTGGTCTGaagctgacagcagcacaaCCACAAGTTTCACGGAAGAGGCTGAAAGGGCGTGCTGCGACAGGCTGCAGCCTATGGAGCGAGACAGAGAACCGCTGAGGAAATGTAGGTCGACTACCACTTCACCAGAAGTCAATCGTTCTGCTTATTCTAGAGAATTCATGAATTAAGACACATAAATAGATGTCATCATAATAAACTCATGACATGGCATCATATCACAGTCTACAGTAAAGCATTAAAGATACAAGGAATCAAGTTCGCATAGTTTTTTCAAGTGTCTCTCTTTCCATTAACCCAACAGCAAAAGTTAGTAAGTCATCAATTCTGCGTGGTGTTAAATGCTCAGAGTATATTCAATACATGTTGGTCCACATGccagaaggtcagaggtcaaataATCCATGGATCCAAGGATGAATAAAAggtctaaaaactaaaaactgtgAATGAACACCTGACACAATCTGGCAATAAAAAGCAGTTCTTGTTTGACTTATAATTGATGAAACATTAGTACACAATACAATGAATCACAGTTTATGAATCCACTATGAATTATGTCCTTTTAGAAAGTGGCCCACTGAAATATagtgtaaatgtgtttccttAGACATTAAAGAGAAATCAGAAAGCCATTTCTCTGTACCTACAATCAAACTTAGCTCAATGTTAGCCTTCATGTTTACCAAGTTAGTTATGTAAAGGATCATGTACAGAAAGCTGGTCATTGTTGTGAAATAAACCGCAATGGTGTAATACAACTGTTGAGTCACATGGCGAAGAAActcaaaagaaatcaaaatctAGAGACACaatatttacaatttacagTTACATGGAGATTACAGTTGTTAGATATTTTACACATAATACCAGGTCAGGTTAACTGTTGCTGAcccaatgtaaaaaaaaacctaaaagattttaaatgaatgccTTTGTATGAAATGACCAATAGGTTAACATTTGTTTGGTTATCGTGATACACTAACACTCAGTCTAAACTGCATTAATAGTCTACTGTCTGTGAAATACAGcttcagtttttatatttctcagCATATAATGAGAAGTAATCTAAACATAGAAGGCTAGTGTTAGTTTGATATAATAACCTGTGTGAACGTTTTTGGATTTTATGTGCTAGCCGATGATTGTTTTTGACCGAATGATCAAGCCTACCTGTTTCTTAGCAACAATTTCACACATTATTTACTTGTTAAACATTaaattgtatgtattttttgtatttataaaagtatttctattttaaggTGTTTATCTAAAGTCTATTCTAgtctatttgtttttatagtgaAGCACTCTGAGAATGTGTTCTTGTAATGTGCTGTTaactaaaactaactaacttttttttggaaCATTCGGAAAGATTTACTAATAGCTGCTGCACCTCAGTCACTAGTCATGAATCTATATTTTGCAATCACTTTGCATTCAAATAAGTATCAATATTTATTACTTACGtacatatattgtatttattaacattaatCTACCGTGAGAGCGCATTAAGGGCTCATTAATTGTTCTTCAGTTGTGCTTTTAcctgtgtaaaaatgtatttcaagcCTGAGTGAGCCAGGAGCCAGGTGTTCAACACAAGCTTTAAATCAGACTCTCGAGCTGCTGAGTCAGTAACccaaaacaagaaagaagaacagaaactAGCTGACACAAATAAGTCAGTAAGGGGATGTAGTTCTTATAGCGGGGTGCAGAATCGGGGAGGGtgttttagttttcatttatagttcacatgttttcattgtcaagGAGGCGGAGAAGGGTCCAGGAAGGCTAGACAAGAACTCGCTCTTTCGTTTCCGCCCTCCTTCCCACCGCACTGATTTTGTAGTAGTTGCAACTGGGGTAATTCCTGATCATTCACAAGTTACGACTCGTCATCAGTGATGGTAAATTAATCATTACTCACAGTCCAACCAGTTTCATTGACCTGACCATGATTAGTTTCTGTGTATCAGTTTCTGTAtttatcctctttttttcttttttcagtgtctgtgtccAATCTATCTATTTACTGAAAGTCAAGTTGCTGCCAAGTGTCATGTCTCTGAACACTCACTAGATGGCCATAATAGACCACCCACATTTACAATTTGAGATTTATACAATGGCTTTTATCTCTGATCAAATTTTGAACTATCCCCTCAGGCAGTAAATTTAAGACCAAATGCTCAGTCACTGTTCATAATCAGTTGTATCGTATGTTATGGTGATACTTTATGCTATGATTTTAGAAATATGCCCAAAGAAATCTCCATGAATCCTCACAGAGTGTCTTGAAAAGAACAATATTTATGATTTCCACCTTTGAGAGAAACTAAGTAACATTCACAATCAGAATAGAATAATTTTTGAGAGAGACGACTAAAATTAGTCGTAACATGATCTCAAAGCTAAACATGATAATTTGGGGTCACTCAGAAATGGGTACATTATGGATGGACAATACTATTTGGGTCAAATCCAATAACAAGTAACACCAGGACCAGGATAAGGAATGTCAATACCATGACGATACCTTTGGAGTCTTGACTTGGACTCGAACCTCTTTGGACTTCTCAGCTTCTCAACTTGTCCTAGTCATGGACTCAACAaaggtggtcttgactacagcACTGTAATTTAATAGAAGATTAATAGGCTTCCAAAGACCTTTTTATAATCACTGAATGATTAGGTAAACAATatatatgtttctttttactgCTCTCTGTTAATTGCTTTATCACATACATGCatgttaaaacaagaaaaattggtaaataacaaaaatgttcaAGTTGATCACCATGCACAAAGTGCATCCATCAAAACATGTGTTCATGAGCCCAGAACATAATACAGTGATACATTTTGTGTATTGACAATAGTATCGATACTCTAAATAATAGGAGTTATAATTTTAgtattttagtttagtattCCACCCAATTCTACTGCATGTACATTATAGTTTGAAATCTGTCCTGGCCTTTATTTGTAGTGCACATCACTCTGGTTTTCCCCATATTAACAAAATGTATACAATTAAATAAGTCCTAATAATTTTTGAAAAGTTAGAGCATGGCAAATAAACCCAAGGCCTTTCCACTTGCAGATTTCCCACATAATAACATAATGAAACGAAACGGTTGAGAAATAATGGAAGTGCTGTATGGAGCATTTATGTCTTTGAGAAAATATTTTGGGTTCCCATAATGGGGGGAAATTTTGACGGAAGAAGAAATGCAAGACAGAAACTGGAGAGAGATAGGAAATCAAACAAAGACAGCGGACCTCCTCAGAGAAATGTGCTTCTataatgatattaattaaaacaaatgaatgttaaaaaaaaacatccaatcCAAAGAGCTCAGTATCATGCGTACTTACATGATACTTCATCTTTTTAGACAACCCTACATGACTGGTGTGACATGAAAAAGGACTTTAGCATTAGACTTGGAATATTTGATATTAGAAGAAGAACAAGACGGTCTCTACTTCAGCTGACTGATGAGAAATTATATGCAGAGCCATTATTTCCCAGAAGGCAACCTGACTGCTGGTTAAAAGGGGAATTTTGATTGAAAATGGGGCTAGGGGGTTGGTTCAAACTGTCATCGACGGGGCAACTGTTGTCAGTATATATAAGAGGAAACTCAATGACAGCCAGCACATGCTTACAAGCCAGACGCTGAATGGACACAGAGGAAATATAGGTTTTGTGTAACTCCGGCGCTGTGTCAGTGAGGAAGTCTGCCATCAGAGTGTTTGTTCGTTGGTATCTCTTTCCAGCAGACGTCTATATACTCAGTACTGTGGTATGTCTCAGAGGAAGATGCTGCAATTCTCCACAGGAGCTCTGCTCTTTCTCCTACTCTGGTTTGGTGGACCCGTCCTTGGAGAGATCAGTGACAACTTCTCCCAGTGCCTTGACTT includes:
- the LOC104922623 gene encoding zinc-binding protein A33 — protein: MAEANALEELQSELTCPVCLELFRDPVILDCGHHFCQVCIIQCWEAKADEFSSCPKCRKSCSRKLRPNSLLCNVVDSVRRAGTMDTVMGKTGWDPEGSLEEPEEREPGSSMSSVASSIGHWPRMGMGMDMCEEHEEKLKLYCEDDQLPICLVCGMSRDHKTHNVIPINEAFENYKDKLSVALERVQLQSEEATLFQRQTNEKILFIKERAGDLEELVTAEFSRLREFLLEEEERIKEKLQKQKEEKLNQLEEALTQTTEQISQLESTADELCVKLREEENPEQLKGIKDFIGGAESLFERPPEVDVNLQSAEFLGPLQYRTWRKMSSFFQPAITAVTFDPDTAYPCLWVSQCRTSVQVGKIQPNLPNNPERFTRYNIVLGSEAFSSGRHYWEVEVGSKTAWGLGVAIASVNRKEEISLCPDDGFWTMILRDNGNGTSEYEACTDSEESLLYPSKPPTRVGVYLDYSRGEVAFYDAGDMSHLFTFYDAKFKEPVFPYFNPWPIISGRNREPLTIVTPHWG